In Ruminiclostridium papyrosolvens DSM 2782, the following proteins share a genomic window:
- a CDS encoding ABC transporter ATP-binding protein produces MQSKNKGRFKMLYSYMEGYKWLFAFAVLFTMLAIVFNYLMPQITKIIVDSVIGNEELKLPKFILNYINTHGGRDMLRSNLLGCSLLALLLAALSGLFTLLFRICIAKASEGTIRKMRNHLFNHIQRLPYSWHVKNQTGDIIQRCTSDVEVIRNFISQQLIEMIRTVFLVGFSITIMFTMNIRLSLIALAFFPVVVAYSAIFYHKIAAKFKFADEAEGALSAMVQENLTGVRVVRAFGRQNHEIENFDNKNDHFANYWIKLGFLLSKYWGIGDFVSGLQVSLIVIMGSIDASKGIITLGEFLVFVFYNSMLIWPVRNFGRILSELSKTSVSLNRILEIVAEEEEKDCEDAVTPDMTGDIEFRNVNFDYEGVKPVLKDISFRIKSGTTFGILGGTGSGKSTITYLLDRLYNLPEGQGSIEIGGMDIRKIQLEHLRKNIGFVLQEPFLFSKTIKENIDIFENTGNMERIRNCADIAAVDEAIMSFSKNYDTIVGERGVTLSGGQKQRVAIARMLMQQPPIMIFDDSLSAVDSETDTKIRSALKNSTGQSTVLLISHRITTLMQADVIMVLDNGKITEIGSHTELLANDKGIYKKIYDIQSSLETELSDSAVQTGGGN; encoded by the coding sequence ATGCAATCAAAAAACAAAGGTCGATTCAAGATGCTATACTCATACATGGAAGGATATAAGTGGTTGTTTGCTTTTGCAGTGTTGTTTACAATGTTAGCAATAGTATTCAATTATCTGATGCCGCAAATAACTAAGATTATAGTCGATTCAGTTATTGGCAATGAAGAGTTAAAACTGCCAAAATTCATTCTGAATTATATAAATACCCATGGAGGCAGAGATATGCTGAGAAGCAATCTGCTTGGCTGCTCCCTTCTGGCACTTTTACTTGCCGCATTATCAGGCTTGTTTACATTACTTTTCAGAATATGTATTGCGAAGGCTTCTGAAGGTACAATCCGTAAAATGAGAAACCACCTGTTCAATCATATTCAGAGACTGCCTTACAGCTGGCATGTCAAAAACCAGACCGGGGACATAATACAAAGATGTACTTCGGATGTTGAGGTTATAAGAAATTTTATCTCTCAGCAGCTTATAGAAATGATAAGAACTGTTTTTTTAGTAGGCTTCTCTATTACCATTATGTTTACAATGAATATCAGGCTCTCTCTTATAGCACTGGCCTTCTTCCCTGTCGTTGTGGCATATTCGGCAATTTTCTATCATAAAATTGCTGCTAAGTTTAAATTTGCAGACGAAGCAGAGGGTGCATTGTCTGCAATGGTACAGGAAAACCTCACGGGAGTACGTGTAGTGCGTGCTTTTGGACGTCAGAACCATGAAATTGAAAACTTTGATAATAAAAATGATCATTTTGCCAACTACTGGATTAAACTAGGCTTTCTTCTAAGTAAATACTGGGGTATAGGAGATTTTGTTTCAGGGCTTCAGGTTTCATTAATTGTAATCATGGGCTCAATCGACGCATCAAAGGGAATTATTACTCTTGGTGAATTTTTGGTATTTGTTTTCTATAATTCTATGTTGATTTGGCCCGTAAGGAACTTTGGACGTATCCTTTCGGAGCTTAGTAAAACCAGTGTTTCTCTGAATCGTATACTGGAAATAGTTGCTGAGGAAGAAGAAAAAGATTGTGAAGACGCTGTGACACCTGACATGACAGGCGATATTGAGTTTAGGAATGTCAATTTCGATTATGAAGGTGTTAAGCCTGTTCTAAAGGATATCTCATTCAGAATTAAGTCAGGAACCACTTTTGGAATACTGGGGGGTACTGGTTCCGGTAAATCTACAATAACATATCTTCTGGACAGATTATATAACCTGCCAGAAGGTCAGGGTTCAATTGAAATTGGCGGAATGGATATCAGGAAAATACAGCTTGAACATCTCCGTAAGAATATTGGCTTTGTTCTTCAGGAACCGTTTTTATTTTCTAAAACCATTAAGGAAAACATAGATATTTTTGAAAATACCGGGAATATGGAGCGAATCCGCAATTGTGCAGATATTGCTGCAGTAGATGAAGCCATTATGAGCTTTTCCAAGAATTATGACACTATTGTTGGTGAGCGTGGAGTTACTCTCTCGGGAGGACAAAAGCAAAGAGTCGCTATTGCAAGAATGCTTATGCAGCAGCCGCCTATTATGATATTTGACGACTCCCTTTCTGCAGTCGACTCTGAAACAGATACAAAAATCCGTAGTGCCTTAAAGAATAGCACAGGTCAAAGTACAGTACTCCTGATTTCCCATAGAATTACCACATTAATGCAGGCAGACGTAATCATGGTTCTGGATAACGGTAAAATAACGGAAATCGGTTCACATACTGAATTACTTGCCAATGACAAAGGTATCTATAAAAAAATATACGATATACAAAGCAGTCTTGAAACTGAGCTTTCAGATTCAGCTGTCCAAACTGGAGGTGGCAATTAA
- the opp4C gene encoding oligopeptide ABC transporter permease encodes MAIKQFKRNKLAIVGLFLITFLIIICFYGPVFSKYPLLKTDIIMAKLKPGPEHLLGTDSSGRDILTRLMYGGRISITVGFVAVLLEILLGTTLGGLAGYYSGKIDNFLMRVVDIFLSIPFLPVVIIIGAIMSDLNIPPERRIYFVMFIIGILSWPVMARLVRGQILTLREQEYMIAAEALGLKDRRKIVRHLIPNVIPSIIVSATLGIGDAILMESALSFLGLGVAMPFPSWGNMVQAVRDTNDFILRSWLWIPPGICIFMIVLAINFVGDGLRDAFDPKMKK; translated from the coding sequence ATGGCTATTAAACAATTCAAAAGAAACAAATTGGCTATAGTGGGATTATTTCTGATAACTTTTCTTATTATAATATGTTTTTACGGGCCTGTATTCTCTAAATATCCTTTACTGAAAACAGATATAATTATGGCAAAGCTTAAACCGGGGCCGGAGCATTTATTGGGTACTGACAGCAGCGGGCGTGATATTTTAACACGTTTGATGTACGGAGGGAGAATCTCCATAACCGTAGGCTTTGTTGCCGTACTTCTGGAAATACTCTTAGGTACTACTTTGGGAGGCTTGGCAGGCTATTACAGCGGCAAAATTGATAATTTTCTAATGAGGGTAGTAGATATATTCCTAAGTATTCCTTTTTTGCCTGTTGTAATAATTATAGGTGCGATAATGTCTGATTTAAATATACCTCCAGAGCGCAGGATATATTTTGTAATGTTTATTATAGGTATTCTTAGTTGGCCTGTAATGGCAAGATTGGTTCGCGGACAGATTCTTACCTTGCGTGAACAGGAGTATATGATTGCTGCGGAAGCACTTGGGCTCAAGGACAGGCGGAAAATAGTAAGACACCTTATTCCTAATGTTATCCCAAGTATAATTGTATCTGCAACTCTTGGGATAGGTGACGCCATATTGATGGAATCAGCGCTGTCCTTTCTAGGACTTGGTGTGGCTATGCCGTTCCCTTCATGGGGAAACATGGTTCAGGCAGTTAGGGATACCAATGATTTCATTCTCCGCTCATGGCTGTGGATACCGCCGGGAATATGCATTTTCATGATAGTTCTGGCTATTAATTTTGTGGGTGACGGCCTACGGGATGCCTTTGACCCTAAAATGAAAAAGTAG
- a CDS encoding ABC transporter ATP-binding protein, which yields MAYYEEEDYKKPFSIKVWKNVVPFVKLYKKPFAKAMSFLILVSLIDILYPFFQRYAINNFITPKSTDGIEKFALVNLCVLIIQAIAVIVFIRNAMTVELNVSKSIRKSLFVHLQKLSFTYYNKTPVGYMMARVMSDTGRIGQMVSWGLIDLLWAVIYVIGVFIAMLFLNVKLALLVMTIIPFISVITMYFQKKILHVNRKIRKINSTMTGAFNEGITGARTSKTLVIEDNNLKDFSQVTDKFYSSTMRATVLNAVFIPIILCFSATSLTMVLTYGGYVVMKNPMELGTLSVFITYAVSIFEPIQQIARVFADFVSTQANIERVTGLLETEPDITDTPQVIEKYGDNFNPKKENWEMLVGDIEFKNVTFKYPDGDEYILTDFNLKIPAGTTVAIVGETGAGKSTLVNLACRFFEPTEGQILIDGRDYRERSQLWLHNNIGYVLQSPHLFSGTVRDNIRYGKFDATDDEIEAAIKIVAADSVINSLENGLDTNIGEGGDRLSTGEKQLISFARAVISDPRIFVLDEATSSIDTQTEQMIQEAIMHILKNRTSFLIAHRLSTIKKADIILVVKNGKIMECGNHSELLKQKGYYYSLYKKQFEEETGAAVLNNA from the coding sequence ATGGCATATTATGAAGAAGAAGATTACAAAAAACCTTTTTCAATAAAGGTCTGGAAAAATGTTGTTCCCTTTGTAAAGCTTTATAAAAAACCCTTTGCAAAGGCTATGTCATTTTTAATACTTGTTTCTTTAATTGACATTTTATATCCGTTTTTTCAACGGTATGCTATAAACAATTTTATAACACCAAAGTCTACTGACGGAATAGAGAAATTTGCCTTGGTAAACCTTTGTGTACTAATTATTCAGGCTATAGCAGTAATTGTTTTCATACGAAATGCAATGACTGTTGAGCTTAATGTATCAAAGTCCATCAGAAAGTCTCTTTTTGTACACTTGCAAAAGCTTTCCTTTACTTATTACAACAAGACTCCTGTGGGCTATATGATGGCAAGAGTTATGAGTGATACCGGAAGGATAGGCCAAATGGTATCCTGGGGTCTGATTGATTTGCTATGGGCTGTTATTTATGTAATCGGCGTTTTCATAGCAATGTTGTTCCTTAACGTTAAGCTGGCCCTGTTGGTAATGACTATTATTCCTTTTATTTCTGTTATAACTATGTACTTTCAGAAAAAGATTCTGCACGTTAACAGAAAAATAAGAAAAATTAATTCAACCATGACAGGTGCTTTCAATGAAGGGATAACAGGAGCAAGAACCTCTAAAACTCTGGTAATTGAAGACAACAACCTGAAGGATTTTTCACAGGTTACCGATAAGTTCTACTCTTCGACTATGCGTGCAACTGTATTGAATGCTGTATTTATACCAATCATTCTGTGTTTCAGCGCAACTTCTCTCACGATGGTATTGACTTACGGCGGTTACGTTGTAATGAAAAACCCAATGGAATTAGGTACACTCTCTGTATTCATAACCTACGCTGTCAGCATTTTCGAGCCAATACAGCAAATAGCCCGTGTATTTGCTGACTTCGTGTCTACTCAGGCAAATATAGAACGTGTTACAGGTCTGTTAGAGACTGAGCCTGATATAACGGATACTCCTCAGGTTATTGAAAAATATGGAGATAATTTTAATCCCAAGAAAGAAAACTGGGAAATGTTAGTAGGAGACATTGAGTTTAAAAATGTTACTTTTAAATACCCTGACGGTGACGAATATATACTGACAGATTTTAATCTGAAAATACCGGCAGGAACAACCGTTGCAATCGTTGGTGAGACCGGTGCAGGTAAAAGTACTCTGGTTAATCTTGCATGCAGGTTTTTTGAGCCAACTGAAGGTCAGATACTCATAGACGGAAGAGATTACAGGGAGCGTTCACAATTGTGGCTGCACAATAACATAGGCTATGTTCTCCAAAGTCCACACCTGTTTTCGGGAACTGTACGGGATAATATTCGTTACGGTAAGTTCGATGCCACTGATGATGAGATAGAAGCCGCCATAAAAATAGTGGCTGCAGACAGTGTAATTAACAGTCTGGAAAACGGTCTTGACACAAATATAGGCGAAGGCGGCGACCGACTCTCTACTGGCGAAAAACAACTGATTTCATTTGCACGTGCAGTTATTTCAGACCCAAGGATTTTCGTACTTGACGAAGCAACCTCCTCCATTGACACTCAGACTGAGCAAATGATTCAGGAAGCAATAATGCATATTCTTAAAAACAGGACATCGTTTTTAATTGCTCACAGACTTTCTACTATTAAGAAAGCAGATATTATTCTGGTTGTTAAAAATGGTAAAATTATGGAATGTGGGAATCACAGCGAGCTGCTTAAGCAAAAAGGGTACTACTATTCCCTGTACAAAAAGCAGTTCGAAGAAGAAACTGGTGCAGCAGTTTTGAATAATGCATAA
- a CDS encoding nucleotidyltransferase has product MKVLGIVAEYNPFHNGHMYHIEESKKLTGCDAVVCVMSGNFIQRGEPAIINKFARTEIALGHGVDLVIELPVPFAVSSAEFFAYGAVSILNSIGIVDCLSFGSESGDIQSLQELAEILVSEPESYRNELKSQLSAGLSFPVCRQKALEKYLKTQDKSNEALASLLETSNNILALEYLKALIKLNSNIQPSTVKRISNSYNTQELTGDISSATAIRNIIHRSKVVFGSQAMPLLAQKILEREISMGRGPNSLYSYENILLAFLRRATPQELESIQDVSEGLEYRIKNAAENSGSFDELLANICTKRYPKTRIQRILISLLAGMKRIDTEKFMKSGGPQYARILGFNEKGRELLSVMKKKSAIPVVTKASGYKTSSDSLVSRMLEIEAQATDTYVLAYKNPAFKKAGQEFTQNIVICR; this is encoded by the coding sequence ATGAAGGTACTTGGAATAGTTGCTGAATACAACCCTTTTCATAACGGGCATATGTATCATATAGAAGAATCAAAAAAACTTACCGGCTGTGATGCCGTAGTTTGTGTAATGAGCGGTAACTTTATACAGAGAGGCGAACCTGCTATAATTAATAAATTTGCCCGAACCGAAATCGCACTTGGACACGGTGTGGATTTAGTCATAGAGCTGCCTGTTCCCTTTGCGGTATCAAGTGCAGAATTTTTTGCATATGGTGCCGTAAGCATACTGAACAGCATAGGTATAGTTGATTGTCTTTCTTTTGGGAGTGAGTCAGGAGATATTCAATCTCTTCAAGAATTGGCCGAAATTCTTGTCTCCGAGCCGGAAAGCTATAGGAACGAATTGAAAAGCCAGTTGTCCGCAGGACTTTCCTTCCCTGTTTGCAGACAAAAAGCTTTGGAAAAATATCTAAAAACACAGGATAAATCCAATGAGGCTCTTGCAAGTCTGCTTGAAACTTCTAACAATATACTTGCTCTGGAATATTTAAAGGCTCTTATAAAGCTTAACAGCAACATACAGCCGTCTACAGTAAAAAGGATATCCAACAGCTATAATACCCAAGAACTTACAGGAGATATTTCCAGTGCCACTGCTATCAGAAACATTATTCACCGGAGTAAAGTTGTTTTCGGCAGTCAAGCCATGCCGCTACTGGCACAAAAGATTTTGGAAAGGGAAATTTCCATGGGCAGAGGGCCAAATAGCTTGTATTCTTATGAAAATATTTTGCTGGCCTTTCTTCGTCGCGCTACACCACAAGAATTGGAGAGTATTCAGGATGTTTCTGAAGGTCTGGAATATAGGATTAAAAATGCCGCAGAAAACTCAGGCTCTTTTGATGAGCTTCTTGCCAATATATGCACTAAACGTTATCCTAAAACACGTATACAAAGAATACTCATATCTCTTCTTGCCGGAATGAAAAGGATTGATACGGAGAAATTCATGAAAAGTGGTGGTCCTCAATATGCCAGAATTTTAGGTTTTAACGAAAAAGGACGTGAACTGCTGTCCGTTATGAAAAAGAAGTCGGCAATTCCCGTTGTAACCAAGGCATCCGGCTACAAGACCTCCTCAGACAGTTTGGTTTCACGAATGCTGGAGATTGAGGCTCAGGCTACAGACACATATGTTTTGGCATACAAAAACCCGGCTTTCAAAAAAGCCGGGCAAGAATTTACTCAAAATATTGTAATTTGCAGGTAA
- a CDS encoding ABC transporter permease, giving the protein MWNYLARRILQMIPILIGVSIILFLIINLVPGNFIDSKVSSTHMTPQQIQHLKDIYGINDPIFLKYFKWIKGAIHFDFGDSFTYQKPVSTVINTYVWNSFSIALVAFILELLIAIPIGIISATRQYSKTDMIFTFLALIGISFPSFFLGYILIKIFAVNLHILPLAGLDTPGSSYMGIAFIIDRLKHMILPVLVLALISAGSMMRYTRTAVLEIVKQDYIRTARAKGLSEKVVIYKHALRNALIPIVTLIGLSLPGLFSGAIITESIFGIPGIGKIALEAVTKRDYPLLMGFSLFVAVLTLLGNLLSDIFYAIVDPRVKLK; this is encoded by the coding sequence ATGTGGAATTACTTGGCCAGAAGAATCCTTCAGATGATACCAATTTTAATTGGAGTTTCCATAATATTATTCTTGATTATAAATCTGGTTCCCGGAAATTTTATTGATTCAAAAGTTTCCTCGACACATATGACACCCCAGCAAATTCAACATCTTAAAGATATTTACGGGATTAACGACCCGATTTTTCTCAAATATTTTAAATGGATTAAAGGAGCCATTCATTTTGACTTCGGTGATTCGTTTACCTATCAGAAACCCGTTTCTACCGTAATCAATACATATGTATGGAATTCTTTCAGTATTGCGCTGGTGGCCTTTATCCTTGAGCTGCTTATTGCAATTCCTATAGGTATTATCTCAGCTACCAGACAATATTCAAAAACTGATATGATCTTTACTTTTTTAGCTTTAATCGGAATTTCCTTTCCATCCTTTTTCCTTGGATATATTTTAATAAAAATATTTGCCGTAAACCTTCATATTCTGCCGCTGGCGGGTTTGGATACCCCAGGTTCCAGCTATATGGGGATTGCATTTATCATTGACCGACTGAAACATATGATACTGCCGGTCTTGGTACTTGCGTTGATTAGTGCAGGGTCTATGATGAGGTATACAAGAACTGCTGTCCTTGAAATAGTAAAACAGGATTATATAAGGACTGCCAGAGCAAAAGGTCTAAGTGAAAAGGTAGTTATATATAAACATGCATTGCGAAATGCACTGATTCCTATTGTTACTCTTATTGGTCTTTCACTCCCCGGATTATTTTCAGGTGCAATCATAACAGAAAGTATATTTGGTATTCCGGGTATAGGAAAAATTGCACTGGAAGCGGTTACAAAAAGAGATTATCCCCTTTTGATGGGGTTTTCACTGTTTGTTGCTGTACTTACCCTTCTGGGAAATCTGCTTTCGGATATTTTCTATGCAATTGTTGATCCCAGAGTTAAGTTAAAGTGA
- a CDS encoding ABC transporter ATP-binding protein codes for MSEKLLEIKDLHTFFYTDAGVVKAVNGVSFEVNKGQTIGIVGESGCGKSVMSLSIMRLIQEPGKIVDGQVFFNGQDLVKLSQSEMRKINGDRISMIFQEPMTSLNPVFTVGNQIAESLILHEKLTKKQAREKAIEMISTVGISRAEGIYDSYPHELSGGMRQRIMIAMALSCNPELLIADEPTTALDVTIQAQILDLLKEIKKKFGTSIMLITHDLGVVAEMADYVIVMYAGRIIEQGHVNDIYLNPMHPYTIGLLKSKPSITTVSDRLYTIPGQVPNLINLPEICYFSDRCKMCKDVCKQGFPKLIDMGNDHFVACTLFGEVTK; via the coding sequence ATGTCTGAAAAACTTTTGGAAATTAAAGATTTACATACATTTTTTTATACTGATGCAGGTGTTGTTAAAGCAGTAAACGGCGTCTCCTTTGAGGTAAATAAGGGACAAACGATAGGCATAGTAGGTGAGTCAGGTTGTGGAAAGAGTGTCATGTCTCTTTCCATTATGCGTTTAATACAAGAACCGGGGAAAATAGTTGATGGACAGGTGTTTTTCAATGGTCAGGATCTTGTAAAGCTATCCCAGAGTGAAATGAGGAAAATAAACGGTGACAGGATATCCATGATATTTCAGGAGCCTATGACTTCGCTAAATCCTGTTTTTACAGTTGGTAACCAAATTGCAGAATCACTTATACTTCATGAAAAATTAACTAAAAAACAGGCGAGGGAGAAAGCAATTGAAATGATTTCAACTGTTGGGATTTCTCGTGCAGAAGGTATATATGACTCATATCCCCATGAATTATCAGGAGGTATGAGACAGAGAATCATGATAGCCATGGCACTTTCCTGCAATCCTGAACTTTTGATTGCAGATGAACCCACAACTGCTTTGGATGTTACAATACAAGCGCAAATACTGGATTTATTAAAAGAAATAAAGAAAAAATTCGGCACTTCCATAATGTTAATCACACATGATCTTGGTGTTGTAGCCGAAATGGCGGATTATGTAATAGTAATGTACGCTGGAAGAATAATTGAACAGGGACATGTAAACGATATTTATCTTAATCCAATGCATCCTTACACAATAGGGCTTCTGAAATCAAAACCGAGTATAACTACTGTAAGCGACAGGCTTTATACAATACCCGGGCAAGTACCAAACCTTATTAATTTGCCTGAAATCTGTTATTTCTCAGATAGGTGTAAAATGTGCAAGGATGTCTGTAAACAAGGTTTCCCCAAGCTGATTGACATGGGAAATGACCATTTTGTAGCGTGTACATTATTTGGGGAGGTGACAAAATGA
- a CDS encoding ABC transporter substrate-binding protein, producing MKKRLAILSIVLSIILTIPACTSKSETGNTSGSSSLNTSAGTKATQTGFDYKKYGVEYTSATDPLKSPKVATDRKDTLVIGLPDTTGIFNFLYGDNAYDWYMIYTMFDFNVDVDFDGKAMPGATDYKVSDDGLTYTFTIKDGVKFWDGNPATATDLEFAYYLEADPNYDGPSDISKAFIKGLDAYKKGKADKIEGIKVIDDKTLQITVDKASGPAIYGLQVPLLEKKYYGADFKKGDTAKVKEKNGAPMGTGQYKFVEYKAGQELKLVANENYFKGAPKIKNLIFSITPTGQELQRVKAGETDIDMADVSPDNMKAAKDAGFIDIYRFPTNGYGYVGLNDADPKFSDVKVRQALMYALNRAAVVEKVYGEYARVVNIPESNVSWAYDDEGCNTYEYNLDKAGQLLDEAGWKLNSNGKREKDGKEFKIKFSCMSPHPVTDIMVPVMKDDYAKLGIDVTVENLDWPTLQQKATKKKLEAYFMASGLTPDPDNSLANAYKSTASQNYYNYKNDKVDNLCEKGLNEISTEKRKPIYKELYKILNNDLPVLFVYQRSDMWVANSRIKNYELSSFRDFFYNLYKAEVGK from the coding sequence ATGAAGAAGAGATTAGCAATATTATCAATTGTATTGTCAATTATTTTGACCATACCTGCATGCACCAGTAAATCAGAAACCGGGAATACATCCGGAAGCTCGTCATTAAACACGTCAGCAGGAACAAAGGCTACTCAGACAGGATTTGACTACAAGAAGTACGGTGTTGAATATACTTCTGCTACAGATCCTTTAAAGAGTCCTAAAGTTGCAACAGACAGAAAAGACACATTAGTTATTGGTTTACCGGATACAACAGGAATATTTAATTTTTTATACGGAGATAATGCTTATGATTGGTATATGATATATACCATGTTTGATTTTAATGTAGACGTTGATTTTGACGGCAAGGCAATGCCGGGTGCAACAGATTATAAAGTTTCGGATGACGGACTTACATATACTTTTACAATCAAAGACGGAGTTAAGTTCTGGGATGGAAATCCTGCTACAGCCACTGATTTAGAATTCGCGTATTATCTGGAAGCCGACCCTAATTATGATGGGCCGTCGGATATATCAAAAGCATTTATAAAAGGCCTTGATGCATATAAAAAAGGTAAGGCTGATAAAATTGAAGGAATAAAGGTAATTGATGACAAAACACTGCAGATTACCGTTGACAAAGCCAGTGGTCCTGCAATCTATGGATTACAGGTTCCGTTACTTGAAAAGAAGTACTATGGTGCTGATTTCAAAAAGGGTGATACAGCAAAAGTCAAGGAAAAAAACGGAGCACCAATGGGTACAGGCCAATATAAGTTTGTAGAGTATAAAGCAGGGCAGGAGCTGAAGCTTGTGGCTAACGAAAATTATTTCAAGGGAGCTCCTAAAATCAAAAATCTGATATTTTCAATAACACCTACAGGACAGGAACTTCAAAGGGTTAAAGCAGGAGAGACGGATATTGATATGGCTGATGTTTCACCTGACAATATGAAAGCGGCAAAGGATGCCGGATTTATAGACATATACAGATTCCCTACCAATGGTTACGGATATGTGGGATTAAACGATGCTGACCCAAAATTCAGTGATGTAAAAGTACGGCAGGCACTTATGTATGCCCTTAACAGAGCTGCTGTCGTAGAAAAGGTATACGGCGAATATGCAAGAGTCGTAAATATACCTGAATCAAATGTATCATGGGCATACGACGATGAGGGCTGCAATACATATGAATACAATCTGGATAAAGCCGGACAGCTGTTGGATGAAGCAGGCTGGAAGCTGAACAGTAACGGAAAACGTGAAAAGGACGGTAAAGAGTTCAAAATTAAGTTCTCCTGCATGAGTCCTCATCCTGTAACGGACATTATGGTTCCGGTTATGAAGGACGATTATGCAAAGCTGGGAATAGATGTTACAGTTGAGAATCTTGACTGGCCGACTCTTCAGCAAAAGGCAACCAAAAAGAAGCTGGAAGCTTATTTTATGGCTAGCGGACTTACCCCGGACCCTGACAATTCATTAGCAAATGCATATAAATCAACCGCATCTCAAAACTATTACAATTATAAAAATGACAAAGTAGATAATCTGTGTGAAAAAGGGCTGAATGAAATAAGCACAGAAAAGAGAAAACCTATTTACAAGGAACTCTACAAAATTTTGAATAACGACTTACCTGTACTTTTTGTTTATCAGAGAAGTGACATGTGGGTAGCTAATTCCAGAATAAAGAACTACGAACTATCATCTTTCAGGGATTTCTTCTATAACTTATATAAAGCGGAAGTTGGAAAGTAA